Below is a genomic region from Longimicrobiaceae bacterium.
CTGGTGGGGGCGCGGGAGAAGCGGCGCTGGAAGAGCGAGCTGAGCCTGCGGGTGCTGGAGGAGCTGAACCGGCCGGAGCACCAGGGGCGGATCCTCCCCGTGTACCCGCGGCGCCAGGTGCAGATCGTGGGGCCGGACGGCGCGCCCTCCCCGGACGGGTGGACGCTGCCGGAAGGGGAGCGGGAGGCGTAGGCCGCGGCTCAGCCGCCGCCCAGCGCCCGCCCCACCATCCGCCGCATCCGCGCGGTGTGCGAGCCCTCCCAGTACACCCGGCCGCACCCCGCGCACCCGCGGAGCTCCGCCCCCGCCGCGCGCACCGCCTCCGGCACGCGTGCCGCCACCTGCTCGGCGGAGGGCTCGGCCAGCGGGAGGTTGCAGCGGGTGCAGCGGGTGAAGAGCGCGTCCGCGTCGAGCCCGGCCTCGGCGGCGACCTCGCGGAGCTGCTCCAGCGGGTCCTCGCTCCGCACCAGGAGCACCCCCTCGCTCCACCACGCCCCGGCCAGCCCGCGGTCGCGCGTGAGCACCAGCCGCCGCTCCTCCGCGCCCCTCCGCACCAGCTCCGCGTCGGCGATCTCCCCCTCGCAGGCGGCGTCGTAGCCCAGGGTCCGGAGCCACCGCGCCAGGCCGCCGAGCATGGAGTCGGCGAAGAAGCGGGGCGGGTCCTCCTCCCGCCACGCCGACTCCGCCCGGCGCTCCACGCGGGCTCCGCAGGCGCAGGTCAGCGTCCGGCCCAGGGCGAAGCGGCCGTCGTCCGGGTAGCCCCGTCCGCAGCCGGGGCAGGGGATCTCGCGCATGCGGGGTGGGTGGGGAGCGGGTCCGGGAGCTGCCGGGTCGCGCGGTGCCCGCCCCGGGGTTAGAATCGGGGCCGACGCAAACCCTCTGCCGACCGGACGGAAGCATGGACAGC
It encodes:
- a CDS encoding Mut7-C RNAse domain-containing protein — its product is MREIPCPGCGRGYPDDGRFALGRTLTCACGARVERRAESAWREEDPPRFFADSMLGGLARWLRTLGYDAACEGEIADAELVRRGAEERRLVLTRDRGLAGAWWSEGVLLVRSEDPLEQLREVAAEAGLDADALFTRCTRCNLPLAEPSAEQVAARVPEAVRAAGAELRGCAGCGRVYWEGSHTARMRRMVGRALGGG